A window of Malania oleifera isolate guangnan ecotype guangnan chromosome 5, ASM2987363v1, whole genome shotgun sequence contains these coding sequences:
- the LOC131155916 gene encoding probable L-type lectin-domain containing receptor kinase S.7 yields METSSQGLGILDWRGSWSMDHDKSPVSTLTAGTMGYLAPEYLQYWKATEKTDVFSYGVVILEVTCGKRPIEKEIGTQKMINLVDWVWKLHSEGNIIEAAEKRLSGEFKEEEMRKLLLVGLSCANPDCMERPSMRRVFQILNDEAESVLVPKMKPSLSFSSRLPLSLEDIMSDGEECKTP; encoded by the coding sequence ATGGAAACTTCATCGCAAGGCTTGGGGATTTTGGATTGGCGAGGCTCATGGTCCATGGATCATGACAAAAGCCCTGTTTCGACTCTAACTGCGGGAACAATGGGGTACCTTGCCCCAGAATATCTTCAGTATTGGAAAGCAACTGAGAAGACTGATGTTTTCAGCTACGGTGTGGTCATACTTGAAgtgacttgtgggaagaggccaATTGAGAAAGAAATAGGTACTCAGAAAATGATCAATTTGGTTGATTGGGTCTGGAAATTGCATTCTGAGGGAAACATTATTGAAGCAGCAGAAAAAAGGTTGAGTGGGGAGTTCAAGGAGGAAGAAATGAGGAAGCTGTTGCTTGTGGGTTTGAGCTGTGCAAATCCAGATTGCATGGAGAGGCCTTCCATGAGGAGAGTCTTTCAGATCCTTAATGACGAGGCAGAGTCTGTGCTTGTGCCAAAGATGAAGCCaagtctctctttctcttccagGTTGCCTTTGAGTCTAGAAGACATCATGTCAGATGGCGAAGAGTGCAAGACTCCGTAG